In Setaria italica strain Yugu1 chromosome IX, Setaria_italica_v2.0, whole genome shotgun sequence, the genomic stretch CAGCTTTTGGTGGTCTTCATCCCCAGTGCAACGGGAGGCCATGCTTAAATCTCTCAACCTCACATCACATGCAAAGGCTAGAGAGAGAAATGCGGGGTTTTGGGAGGAGACGGCGGACATCTgttccctctctcctccccaatCTGCACCGAGAGAGGGGGAGCCATTTTGCCTCCGCTTAGCAACCAGAAACATTTTTTCCCCAATTTCTCTTGTTTTTTCCCCACACTTACCAAATCGGTGATTCAGGGGAACATAGCTTCTTGATTGAAGATCTGCAGCGCTGGTATGTTCCGAAATGCATTCCCCTTCGAATCTGAACAATCTGGTCGAATATGAAACCCTAAATGTTACATTTATGCCACTTTTGTAGGAAAGATAGGATCTTGGGATCCATTGGTGGAAATATTGGGTTCTTGCGATCTATTTGTATGAACATTGGCACGCGATTCAGAGCAACCTGGTAATTGCAGCTTCTTCTGCATTGGTGAAGTAAGGATAATTGCAGCCTCTTGCCGCATTGGTGAAGTTTTCATATTTTGGAACCACAGATTGGCATGGGTGACCAAGATTCTAACACCGTTCGTTCCTCATCAACAATGTGGTGTGATTTTAGTATCCTTGTGCCGCACTGATGGGAACTTCATAGGAAAGATAAAGATTTTGCAGCAACCTACATGCGAATTGGGGGCGCGTTGAGCTTCCCATGGCTGCGCAAGCTCGTGCAAGGCCGCGGAACTTTTCGCGGCAATTCTGGCCGGTGCTTCGCCATGCCATCAGCGAGTGTTGCCTGATCATAATGCTCGTTGCGACCGCCGTGTTGTCATATATGGCCACAAGGTTCGCACGCATGTGCAGGCTCCGGTCACCATGTATGCTTTGCTCGAGATTGGATAGGTTTCTACATGGCAAGGCCTGGTTCTCTGAAGAACTGGTTTGTGCTGCACACAGGCTTGAAATCTCACGTTTGTCATGTTGCCAGAGTCACAACAAGCTTGCGTGTTCTGATGATATGTGTGATAGGTGCCTGCTTTCTTGCACTACCTCGGATGGTAAGCCTAGTAACCTGACAAACATGAATGTTAAGGAGAAGGCGAAGTCTCGATCGAGATCTAGGCACAAGCAGCTATGTTCTTGTTGTTCACTGCAGTTCAAGAAGGCACGGAATTCACACAGGCTATCTGAGGTTGCAAATATCAGGTTTCCTGGTGATGATATGAACAAAGTAAGAAGCATATCCATGGCAAGTGTTGGGCATTCTTCAGATGACGACTCTGATCACTTGCCTTTTGAAGGTTACAGAAAGCTAAAGGTTGGCCACGATTCTGAATCTGAGATTCACATCTCGGATAGTGATGACGATGTTGGCAATGCAATGCCTCATGAAGCTAGAGGAGTAGCCATTAACATCTCAAGTCGTGATGTGCAGCTGCAACCAATGATCTCCAGTGGCAACGGCTTGTCAATGCTTCCTTCTGATAATACTGTTATGACAAAGCCCAAGCAACCACTGAATACTGCAAGACATGCTGATAGTCAGTCTAGTGGCACCAACGTTGCAGAATATTTGGATCCTGCTATTGGGCATGGTTTGGATGAAATCAACTGGAGCCAAATCAATGCAAATGTAAGTGACAGCAATATGGACATGCAATCGAGGGCTATGCCTGAACAGGTTTGTGCGGAGCATCCAAAAGAGAAAAGTACGTATGTTATCCAAAACGCTGCCATCCTTATCTAACTTGAACTATTTCTGAGCTTATCAATTTGTATTGTAGCTTTTCTTGTTGGTATTGAGGAAGTTGGTGATTCTTTTGAGGGTGTTTCAGGAAGCCCTGATGAGGAAGCTATGAATGATTTTGCTGCTTCCACAAATGCTGGAACAAGCTCAAGTGCAGACACTCATATCAACTGCAACAACAGCTTGAAAAATTCTTCTGGCGGTAGAGGCTACCTTAAATCTCCTCGTTTATCTGAAATAATCTCCGCTAGGGACACCAATTCAAAAACAAATGAAGAAGTGAAAACATTTCTGTCACAACTATCTTCTGCACGAGGCTTTGATGGCCCTTTCAGTGAGTCGACTGCTAGTCCCAGAATCAGAACACAGATTGATGAGTAcagacaatatgatgctactgGTATGGCCCCATTTCTTGATAGGAACAACTCAAATCTGGAGCCGTTTGATGTGAATGCCACTAGTGAAGATGAAGGTGAAAGTTCTATTGAATGCTTGAAGCAGCAAGCTGAGGTTAACAGGAAAAAAATGAGTATGCTTTATAAGGAGCTCGAGGCAGAACGAAGTGCTTCAGcagttgcagcaagcgaagCAATGGCTATGATCAACAGGTTGCAAGAGGAAAAGGCCGGAATGCACATGGAAGCATTGCAGTATCTCCGGATGATGGAAGAGCAAGCTGATCATGACCAGGAAGCAATTGAGAAGTTAAACGACTTGCTTACAGAAAGGGAGAAAGAATTACTTGATCTGGAAGCTGAACTTGAGTGTTATCGGAGCAGGCTTCATGATAAGCCATTTGACGTTGGAAATTTCAATGCTATTGATGGAGCTATAGCATTTGGAGTCCTGGATGGCTCAGATTTCATGAGGCATATCAtgtttgattttgaagatgagaaGGCAAAGATTTTGGATTCCTTACACAGTTTGGAGGAAACACTCGGCATGTCTTCCATAAATAGATTTGATTTGCATGGCACAAATGATACTCTACAGAATGGGCCATTGGGAGATCACCTAGTGAGCAGCCAATATCTACAGAACTCAGAGCTGGGGACTTCTCAAGTGCCTCGAGAACACTTGATTAGTGTATCAGCTTCTTCTCAACAAAACGATGAAAATCAATCTGTTGAGAACCAAAAAAGTTCTCCTTCATGTTCCCAATTAGATGATGCAAACAATTGTTCTATGACAAGCGTTAAACATGACATTTCTCTCCTGAATACTAGATTCAAGGCACTTGAAGCAGATCAGAATTTTCTCAAGCAAATACTAAGTTCTCTTAATTGTAGCAGTGATGGCGTGCAATATATCCAGGAGATTACTAGCCATTTGAGAGAGCTGCGAAGAATTATGGCCGAACAAAGAGATATGACAGTGCTATGAACTTGATCACTCTGAAGGTAATTGTTTGTAATTTATCTGTTATTAGTGAACGACTATTTTAAATGTTTTAGATTAAGTAGTACCTCAGAATCATTGATCATACAGAGGATATATCTTCACCAGATTGTCACGTAGGTGTATCTTTTAGTCAGTTACTGCTGTATTCGTTGTATACCTAGCCTTGTTTGGTTATTTGCTTCTGTTTTCTTTCCCATCTGCACTAGTAACTCTCATCATTTTTATCGAATTTTTTCCAATCTAAGAATTTTGACCCAACCTCTTCTTTCAGTTTCTGCCGCTGAGCTGCTACTGTTAGTGCACCATGTGGCAAACTTCATAGTTGAACAATGCTACAGCTCGGAGATTTGACAAGTGGCAACGGCAGAGGATCATCCAGATGAGATTTTGCTTGACATGGGAACATAGATCATACGCACCTCCTGAACTTGCTGAATGTACTTCAAATTTCAGTTGCCAGCAATGTCTCATGCAGCTTAGTTAACTACCTAGAAATAGATATTTCTTGTACATTGTCATCAGGTGGTGGTGGTTACTTGTTAGGAGATAGTTTCAGTGTAATTAAAATTTCCAGGCCTTGTTGAGATCAGTTCAGTTAGCAAACCAGCTGTTGATCCTGGCAGATGAGTTCGCCCCTACACTTGGGATGCATATACTGCAGCACGTCCGCATCCACACAATATACAAACATCACATTCTCAATCGGCCTGTTTGCTTCAgattattcagccggcttatcagccaccaaacagtgttttcctctcacaacaaatcagccgcttcagcttttcagccggcttataagctaaagcgaacaggccgaatgTTTGAAGTTGGCCTTTCCATGGAGATGCCAGAATGTGAACCCCTGCAGTATCTGTGCAGGTGCAGCATCGATATTGgcatgaaaaatattaaaattatCACATAGACCAACAAGTTCGGTGCCAGTACACTAGTAAAACAGAGCCTCAAGAGTGACAGAACTATCAGGGTATCACAAGAATCAGAAGAAAATAACTCATGAGCCAGGGAGACACTTGGAGCAACAAATCACGCTCAGGTTAGAACAAAACTTCGGATGTTACCATCATTCCATGCGAGGTGCCAGCTGTACAGCTAACAATAGCTTCACAAACCACATTCTTCTCATCAAATAGCTTTACCTGGAGGCTAGCCTCCAACTATCAGTCATCACCTGAAAACAGCGTGGTGATGGGGGTAAAGGAAGAATCTATATGAATGATAAAATGAATACAGCCATCTACTATTCAGCATGGATT encodes the following:
- the LOC101753670 gene encoding myosin-binding protein 1 isoform X2, which produces MAAQARARPRNFSRQFWPVLRHAISECCLIIMLVATAVLSYMATRFARMCRLRSPCMLCSRLDRFLHGKAWFSEELVCAAHRLEISRLSCCQSHNKLACSDDMCDRCLLSCTTSDGKPSNLTNMNVKEKAKSRSRSRHKQLCSCCSLQFKKARNSHRLSEVANIRFPGDDMNKVRSISMASVGHSSDDDSDHLPFEGYRKLKVGHDSESEIHISDSDDDVGNAMPHEARGVAINISSRDVQLQPMISSGNGLSMLPSDNTVMTKPKQPLNTARHADSQSSGTNVAEYLDPAIGHGLDEINWSQINANVSDSNMDMQSRAMPEQVCAEHPKEKRSPDEEAMNDFAASTNAGTSSSADTHINCNNSLKNSSGGRGYLKSPRLSEIISARDTNSKTNEEVKTFLSQLSSARGFDGPFSESTASPRIRTQIDEYRQYDATGMAPFLDRNNSNLEPFDVNATSEDEGESSIECLKQQAEVNRKKMSMLYKELEAERSASAVAASEAMAMINRLQEEKAGMHMEALQYLRMMEEQADHDQEAIEKLNDLLTEREKELLDLEAELECYRSRLHDKPFDVGNFNAIDGAIAFGVLDGSDFMRHIMFDFEDEKAKILDSLHSLEETLGMSSINRFDLHGTNDTLQNGPLGDHLVSSQYLQNSELGTSQVPREHLISVSASSQQNDENQSVENQKSSPSCSQLDDANNCSMTSVKHDISLLNTRFKALEADQNFLKQILSSLNCSSDGVQYIQEITSHLRELRRIMAEQRDMTVL
- the LOC101753670 gene encoding myosin-binding protein 1 isoform X1; its protein translation is MAAQARARPRNFSRQFWPVLRHAISECCLIIMLVATAVLSYMATRFARMCRLRSPCMLCSRLDRFLHGKAWFSEELVCAAHRLEISRLSCCQSHNKLACSDDMCDRCLLSCTTSDGKPSNLTNMNVKEKAKSRSRSRHKQLCSCCSLQFKKARNSHRLSEVANIRFPGDDMNKVRSISMASVGHSSDDDSDHLPFEGYRKLKVGHDSESEIHISDSDDDVGNAMPHEARGVAINISSRDVQLQPMISSGNGLSMLPSDNTVMTKPKQPLNTARHADSQSSGTNVAEYLDPAIGHGLDEINWSQINANVSDSNMDMQSRAMPEQVCAEHPKEKTFLVGIEEVGDSFEGVSGSPDEEAMNDFAASTNAGTSSSADTHINCNNSLKNSSGGRGYLKSPRLSEIISARDTNSKTNEEVKTFLSQLSSARGFDGPFSESTASPRIRTQIDEYRQYDATGMAPFLDRNNSNLEPFDVNATSEDEGESSIECLKQQAEVNRKKMSMLYKELEAERSASAVAASEAMAMINRLQEEKAGMHMEALQYLRMMEEQADHDQEAIEKLNDLLTEREKELLDLEAELECYRSRLHDKPFDVGNFNAIDGAIAFGVLDGSDFMRHIMFDFEDEKAKILDSLHSLEETLGMSSINRFDLHGTNDTLQNGPLGDHLVSSQYLQNSELGTSQVPREHLISVSASSQQNDENQSVENQKSSPSCSQLDDANNCSMTSVKHDISLLNTRFKALEADQNFLKQILSSLNCSSDGVQYIQEITSHLRELRRIMAEQRDMTVL